Proteins from one Bacteroidales bacterium genomic window:
- a CDS encoding outer membrane lipoprotein-sorting protein translates to MKKVNQIKTLLLAITIIFTCSNNIFAQKLSGKEIMQKVKDRPDGDNRKSTMQMELINKRGIKRNRSVISYSTDIGKDKKSIMFFLSPADVKGTGFLTWEYDNPNKDDDRWLYLPAMKKTRRISGTSAKKDYFMGTDFTYDDMGGRNVDEDTHKLLKEEKSDGYDCWKIESKPKDTKDMYSKKVSWIRKDCLLAGKVVFYDKMGNLLKTLTISNIKKIDGFWTAQKMHIINHQTNHQTILLISETKYNIKIDENLFTVSNLEKGIIAI, encoded by the coding sequence ATGAAAAAAGTAAATCAAATTAAAACCCTGTTGTTAGCAATTACAATAATTTTTACTTGCAGTAACAACATTTTTGCTCAAAAATTATCCGGTAAGGAAATAATGCAAAAAGTAAAAGACCGTCCTGACGGCGATAATCGAAAATCGACAATGCAAATGGAATTGATAAACAAACGCGGTATAAAACGTAATCGTTCGGTTATTTCTTATTCTACTGATATTGGGAAAGATAAAAAAAGTATTATGTTTTTTCTTTCACCTGCTGATGTAAAAGGCACAGGATTTTTAACTTGGGAATACGATAATCCGAATAAAGATGATGACCGTTGGTTATATCTGCCTGCAATGAAGAAAACCCGCCGTATTAGCGGTACTTCAGCAAAGAAAGATTATTTCATGGGAACAGACTTTACTTACGATGATATGGGAGGCCGTAATGTTGATGAAGATACCCACAAATTACTAAAAGAAGAAAAATCAGACGGATACGATTGTTGGAAAATTGAATCAAAACCCAAAGACACCAAAGATATGTATTCAAAAAAAGTAAGTTGGATACGAAAAGATTGTTTACTTGCCGGTAAAGTTGTGTTTTACGATAAAATGGGAAATCTGTTAAAAACGCTTACTATTTCAAACATTAAAAAGATTGACGGTTTTTGGACAGCACAAAAAATGCACATTATAAATCATCAAACAAATCATCAAACAATTTTGTTAATAAGCGAAACAAAATATAACATTAAAATAGATGAAAATTTGTTTACTGTTTCGAATTTAGAGAAAGG